One genomic window of Myxocyprinus asiaticus isolate MX2 ecotype Aquarium Trade chromosome 5, UBuf_Myxa_2, whole genome shotgun sequence includes the following:
- the LOC127440875 gene encoding gastrula zinc finger protein XlCGF7.1-like yields MDMKKECQELNEVKEEKHNPDQTLYSLKTEQNSFSGSQTENYFSQKRSKITRLKHSFTCHECGNTFTCKASLTKHMRIHTGEKPFKCHQCGKSFIEACSLKKHLSSHSREKSYCCDQCGRTFSSRSVLRTHRKIHPNEKPYLCSFCGKSFSRVQILKDHQKKHAGVRPHVCSECGKAFYRACDLELHQRVHTGEKPYKCSHCGKSFSISGNLTKHEKVHTGEKPHHCTSCGKSFITSGNLKAHERMHTRERPYHCTSCGKSFIRSGNLKEHERLHTGEKPFQCTSCGKSFTQSGSLLTHRKKQCPGLSQ; encoded by the coding sequence ATGGACATGAAAAAGGAatgtcaagaactgaatgaagtgaagGAGGAGAAACACAATCCGGATCAGACACTTTATAGTTTAAAAACTGAACAAAACTCTTTTAGTGGCTCACAGACTGAAAATTATTTTTCACAAAAGAGATCTAAAATCACAAGATTAAAACATTCTTTCACCTGCCATGAGTGTGGCAATACTTTTACATGTAAAGCAAGTCTTACtaagcacatgagaattcacactggagaaaagcctttcaaatgccatcagtgtgggaagagtttcatagAGGCGTGTAGTCTCAAAAAACATCTGTCCTCTCACTCTAGAGAAAAGTCATATTGCTGTGATCAATGCGGTAGAACATTTTCTTCAAGATCAGTCTTAAGAACACACCGGAAAATTCATCCAAATGAGAAGCCTTacttgtgttcattttgtggaaagagtttttcacGTGTGCAAATTTTAAAAGACCACCAGAAAAAGCATGCCGGTGTGAGACCTCATGTGTGCTCTGAGTGTGGTAAAGCCTTTTACAGAGCCTGTGACTTGGAACTGCACCAAAGagtccatactggagaaaaaccttacaagtgttcacattgTGGAAAAAGTTTCTCTATTTCAGGAAACCTGACAAAACATGAGaaagtgcatactggagagaagccacatcactgcacttcatgtggaaagagtttcattacATCAGGAAACCTGAAAGCACATGAGAGAATGCATACTAGAGAGAGGCCGTACCAttgcacttcatgtgggaagagttttaTTAGGTCAGGAAACCTGAAAGAACATGAGAGattgcatactggagagaagccattccagtgcacttcatgtgggaagagtttcacccAATCAGGCTCTCTGCTGACTCATAGAAAAAAGCAATGTCCAGGGTTGTCACAGTGA